The following proteins are encoded in a genomic region of Zea mays cultivar B73 chromosome 9, Zm-B73-REFERENCE-NAM-5.0, whole genome shotgun sequence:
- the LOC100192039 gene encoding putative O-glycosyl hydrolase family 17 protein precursor — protein sequence MVPQMVLLLCCCLLAFPPHGPLVVEAFVGGYGVNYGRIANNIPSPDKVVELLRRAKIRNVKIYDSDHSVLDAFKGSGINLVIAIPNELVKDMAANTSRSMDWLNQNVQPYLPQTRIVGITVGNEVLGGQDQSLYQPLVDAVKNVYDGLKRLHLERKIELFTPHSEAVFATSYPPSACVFKEELMPYMKPLLDFFAMIGSPFYVNAYPFLAYISDPEHIDINYALFKPNKGIIDPNNSLHYDNMFDAQVDAAYAALHAAGYDNMEVRVAETGWASSGDQNEAGASSENARTYNFNLRKRLFLRTGTPLKPKRPVKAYIFALFNENQKPGAGSERHYGLFLPDGRISYDIGVSGLLPSSASSSVLSIKNVQAGGWILQHWATVLLCSFHFLRAIVT from the exons ATGGTGCCTCAGATGGTGCTGCTCCTTTGCTGCTGTCTCCTGGCGTTCCCGCCACATG GTCCGTTAGTCGTTGAGGCTTTTGTAGGCGGTTATGGAGTAAACTATGGGAGAATAGCAAACAACATCCCTTCCCCTGACAAAGTGGTGGAGCTCCTGAGGAGAGCAAAGATAAGGAATGTTAAGATATACGACTCTGACCACAGCGTTCTCGATGCGTTCAAAGGGTCTGGGATCAATCTGGTCATCGCAATCCCCAATGAGCTCGTCAAGGATATGGCTGCAAACACGAGCCGTTCAATGGACTGGCTAAATCAAAATGTGCAGCCTTATCTCCCTCAGACGCGCATCGTTGGGATCACTGTGGGAAATGAGGTGCTCGGAGGCCAAGATCAAAGCTTGTATCAGCCACTTGTTGATGCTGTGAAGAATGTGTATGATGGGCTCAAGAGGCTCCACTTGGAGAGAAAAATTGAGCTTTTCACACCTCATTCGGAAGCTGTTTTTGCTACTTCTTATCCACCCTCCGCATGTGTGTTCAAGGAGGAACTCATGCCATACATGAAACCTCTTCTCGACTTCTTTGCAATGATTGGCTCACCTTTCTATGTCAACGCATACCCCTTTTTGGCTTACATAAGTGATCCTGAACATATCGATATCAATTATGCTCTCTTTAAACCCAACAAAGGAATAATTGATCCAAATAATAGCCTGCACTATGACAATATGTTTGATGCTCAGGTAGATGCAGCTTATGCTGCTCTACATGCTGCTGGTTATGATAACATGGAGGTTCGGGTGGCAGAGACTGGTTGGGCTTCTAGTGGGGATCAAAATGAGGCAGGAGCTTCATCTGAGAATGCAAGGACGTACAATTTCAATCTTCGTAAACGGCTATTTCTGAGGACCGGAACTCCTCTGAAGCCAAAGAGACCAGTCAAAGCGTATATATTTGCGTTGTTTAATGAGAATCAGAAGCCTGGAGCTGGCTCTGAGAGGCATTATGGGCTGTTCCTTCCTGATGGAAGGATTTCATATGACATCGGTGTCTCAGGTCTACTACCTTCATCTGCATCCTCATCCGTGCTGTCCATTAAG